One genomic segment of Borrelia miyamotoi includes these proteins:
- the fni gene encoding type 2 isopentenyl-diphosphate Delta-isomerase, translating to MGIEPNILNNKKRQIEICLNKEDVSKSDNFLNYVNLKHDALSELNFCEIDTGESIFGYNIAMPIFISSMTGGVREGNELNISLVKIANDLGIPMGLGSFKLVFKYPEYIKDFALRKYADNIPLFSNIGALQLREFGIFEIIEMNKKLEVDAIIVHLNSGQELMNSKGERNFKGIKDSIASLCSASNLPVIVKETGFGISPDSVISLLDLGVSYVDLAGSGGTNWVLVEGIKEENLDVASCFSNWGIPSVLTLLSIKDSFKAKIFASGGYNTGMDIAKGIVLGAKLVGVASAVLRAFFAGGEVALYKLLKDYEYVLKMAMLLSNSKNLAQFRVNKYFLSYPLLSNVKSFKKFYEA from the coding sequence ATGGGTATCGAGCCTAATATATTAAATAATAAGAAACGACAGATTGAAATTTGTTTAAATAAAGAAGATGTAAGTAAGAGTGATAATTTTTTAAATTATGTTAATTTAAAACATGATGCACTTAGTGAGCTTAATTTTTGCGAGATAGATACAGGTGAGAGTATATTTGGTTATAATATTGCTATGCCCATTTTTATTTCATCAATGACAGGGGGTGTTAGAGAGGGCAATGAACTAAATATATCTCTTGTTAAGATTGCAAATGATTTAGGAATTCCAATGGGTTTGGGTTCCTTTAAGCTTGTATTTAAATATCCTGAATATATTAAAGATTTTGCCTTAAGAAAGTATGCTGATAATATACCTTTATTTTCAAATATTGGTGCTCTTCAATTAAGAGAGTTTGGAATTTTTGAGATAATTGAGATGAATAAGAAACTTGAGGTTGATGCTATAATTGTTCATTTGAATTCAGGCCAGGAATTAATGAATTCAAAAGGTGAGAGAAACTTTAAGGGAATTAAGGACTCAATTGCTAGCCTTTGTTCTGCATCAAATTTACCGGTTATTGTTAAAGAAACAGGCTTTGGCATTTCTCCTGATTCTGTTATTAGTTTGCTAGATCTTGGGGTTTCTTATGTTGATTTAGCTGGGAGTGGTGGAACTAACTGGGTATTGGTTGAAGGAATCAAAGAAGAAAATTTGGATGTTGCATCTTGTTTTTCTAATTGGGGAATACCTTCAGTTTTAACGTTACTTAGTATTAAGGATTCTTTTAAAGCTAAAATTTTTGCATCAGGAGGGTATAATACTGGAATGGATATTGCTAAAGGAATTGTTCTTGGCGCTAAGTTGGTAGGCGTTGCATCAGCCGTTCTGAGGGCTTTTTTTGCAGGAGGTGAAGTTGCTTTATATAAACTTTTGAAGGATTATGAATATGTTTTGAAGATGGCTATGCTTCTAAGTAATAGTAAGAATTTGGCACAGTTTAGGGTCAATAAATATTTTTTAAGTTATCCCTTGCTGTCTAATGTTAAGAGCTTTAAAAAGTTTTATGAGGCTTAG